Genomic segment of Aquarana catesbeiana isolate 2022-GZ linkage group LG09, ASM4218655v1, whole genome shotgun sequence:
gggagacctattgttgctggggtggatctatagttgctgggggGGGTATTTTGTAGCAgtggtctattgttactggggagaGTGGTATTGTTTCAGGGGATCTATTCTTGCTGGGAGATCTCTTGTTGTAGGAGTATCtcttgttgttggggggggggggtctggtacttggggatctattgttgctgggtggatctATTGGTGCAGTGAGGATCTACTGTtgctgtgggggatctattgttgttgggggggggtctTTTGCCGATGGGAAGGATCTACTGTTAAAGGAGGgggttgctggagggtctattgatgctggctgttgggagacctattgttgctggggtggatctatagttgctggggggtattttgtagcagtggtctattgttactgggggggggtCGTATTGTTTCAGGCGATCTATTCTTGCTGGGAGATCTCTTGTTGTAGGAGGACACTATTGTTGCAGGAGAATCTCTTTTAGTGGGGGGGGGTATCTGGTACTTGtggatcaattgttgctgggtggATCTATTGGTGCATTGAGGATCTACTGTtgctgtgggggatctattgttgttgggggggtctattgctgaTGGGAAGGATCTACTGTTAAAGGAGGGGTTGCTGGAGGGCCTTtaatagtctatgggagaaatcaaaagtgctaattttaaaggaaggaagatagaagatagaagaaagaagaaagaagaagtatttaaataaaggaattgtcaaaaactgtctcttgtcatttttaaaattttttacagtttttttgtgaaatggtaggagtacttttgtacccccttaccatgtcacacaggggggagggccaggatctgggggtccccttgttaaagggggcttccagattccgataagccccccgcccgcagacccccacaaccaccggccagggttgtggggatgagacccttgtcctcatcaacatggggacaaggtgttttggggggctaccccaaagcaccctcccaatgttgagggcatgtggcctggtacggttcagggggggggggctctctcttccccccctcttttcctgcggcctgctaggttgcgtgcttggataagggtctggtatggatttttagggggaccccacggcattttttttttaaattttggcgcggggttccccttaaaattcataccagacctgaagggcctggtatgtaatttagggggaccccccacgtcattttttttttaaattttggccggggttccccttaatatccataccagacctgaagggcctggtatggaatttagggggacccccacgtcattttttttttttttttattttggttcggggttcccctgtggggaattcccatgccgtttttatcaatgaacttttatgtgtattgtcggaccggcaattcattaatagccgcgagtagttttaaattactttttttccctttgaaatgtaattttgctgtcagactgttctaaacatgggaaacatgcgcccctttacaggcatactatagacacccccccccccccccccccggtacgaaatttaaaggaatattacacttttattgtttcactttaaacattattaaaatcactgctcctgaaaaaacggccgtttttaaaacttttttttgcattgatccatgtccgctggggcaggacccgggtccccaaacactttttatgaaaataccttttatatataagcctttaaaatgagcacttttgattattcatgttcgtgtcccatagactttaacggtgttcgaactaattttttgcctgttcgcaagttctggtgcgaacctaaccgggggggggggggactggtggtTCAGGTCATCCctagctgacagttacaagcatgactcccaaagacaTGATGGgactgtagttccacaacagctggagggccacaggttgagcacccttgTTTTACGGGAGGCACCTAAATTCAACAATTTTGATCAGTGCTCTCGTACTTTTGCAAATTTCCATTACCAACACTCAGTATAAACTCCGTATGAAATGAATGAGGTCTGCAAGTTCTTGGTGCAGTGAaaagtatatattatatttaaaaagaAATGTGCCGTACATTGCATATTAAAGTGGAAAATGAAAACACTAGAAAACATGGTAGTTACATACAAATGGCATCATTAGGTCATTTTTGTACTTTCACAAATTGCATTGAAAGCTGTAACATTTATAAAACTTTTATGGTTCATTCCGGTTTTCAATTAAAACAATTGcaatcatataaataaatatatatatatatatatacctgtatatatatgtatatatatatatatatttagagattGAAAAGAATGTTTTCTACATTGTCTTACTCTTCATAGAAGAGAAAAAATACACCTTGCTATGTACTTTATACATCTAAACTGGTAACATATTTTAATCCCACTGCGGCTTTGGTAAACAATCGTTCTTTTGGCATAGAAAAAAAGTATATTGTGGACACCTTGGTGCTGGTGGTGAGGGTGAGGTTCATTAAATACCACAGAGACATAGGGGGAGATTTTACTagaaatggagagtgcaaaatctggtgcagctctgcatagaaaccaatcagcttctcacttcatcTTAGATCCCCCCCCTATCCCCCACCGTATCTACACCCCTGAAGTTTGGAACATTAAAAAATAGAATGGAAGGCTTTTACTGGGAGGCTCAGCCTCGGAAACTACAGGAAATGAATTAGGCAACGTGCTGTGACTGTCAGAGAGGCCTGGAGTGCAATGGATGCTCTGGGTGGGCGGGTTTTGGACCTTCCTATCTCCCTCCTTATCTACACCCTAGAAGTGTGGAACAGTGAAAAATAGAATAACAGGCTTTTCTTGGGGGGGCTCAGCCTCAGCAACTACAGGAAATGAATTGGGCAGCATGCTACAACTGTCAGAGAGAGCTGGAGTGCCATGGATGCTCTGGATGTGGGGGTGGGCGTGTTTGGACCTCCCTATCCCCCTCCTTATCTACACCCCTGAAGTATGGAACAATAAAAAAATAGGATAGAAGGCTTTTCCTAGGGGGCTCAGCCAGAGCAACTACAAAAAATGAATTAGGCAGCATGCTGCAACTCTCAGAGGGAGCTGGAGTGTCATGGATGCTCTAGGTGAGCGGaggttggacccccccccccccccgttccccctCCTTATCTGCACCCCTGAAGTTTGGAACAATACAAAATAGAATGGAAGGCTTTTCCTGTGGGGCTCAGCCTTAGCAACTACAGGGAATGAATTAGGCAACGTGCTGTGACTGTCAGAGAGAGCTGGAGTGCCATGGATGCTCTGTGTGTGGGAGGTGGGGGGTTTGGACCTCCCTATTCCCCTCCTTATCTACACCCCTGAAGTATGGAACAATAAAAACTAGAATAGGAggcttttcctgggggggggggaattaaataaaattaaatttcaCCAAGGTGGCACCCCAATAAATGCATGTATTTAGTAGCGTCTCTTCAGTTGAGTTTACATATCCAGTTACAGCATATCCATAGAGAAGTATCCCTTTCAAAAACGTTTCTTCCAGCACAGTTATCTTCGTACGTTTGTGAGGAAAGGTCCACTCCATCATATGATCTGAGTCAGCACTACTGATATCCATGTGTGTGCCCCTCTTGATTCCATCCCATTGGCGTGAGGGCAGCGATATAGGACTTGAATCATTATGCCCTTTCTTGCTCTGTCCACTAGACAAGGAGGCAGTAGAGGAACAGTCTCATTCATCAAAACTACTAGGAATGTAAAATCTGAAATAAGGCAATTAGAGTGCATCATGACAGAACCAGTTCTGCCTTTATTAGTCCTCTACAAGAAACCCCCAGATTACTTTACAGCAGCCCCAAATAATTGCCTCTTGGTTTGGCAGGCATGGCCTACTCGTGACCTGACCAGAAAATGCCAACCCAGCCAACCAACCAACCAAACCATGGGGGGAAAAATGGATCAGCTGGAATGGGCAATTATTTCCTTGagataaggttaatgatgtagaTCTGTGattcccaacctcagtcctcaagtaccaccaacaggttatgttttctgGATTTCCTTCACCTTACAAAGATGCTTTAAAAACCACTTGGTGCCCAATGACGTACGAGTGGTTATACTGGACCCATGGCTGTAGCTTGCCCGTACGTCATTGGGTTTGTTATATCATGGCCATGGCTGCAGATGCAGTCATGATCCTGGtatcttttttttcagctgtcGATGCTGAATAAAGTAAAAGCGATCCAAGCAGCTTATTAGCCGCTGACCTTGTTTTTACATACGGTGGAAGAGGACCACCTTCCGCCGCCTTCCCGGTCCACCGGGGAGCCAGGGACTGAAGCTGGAGGTTTTACCGGCTGACCAAGGCCTGGAACATCCCTGATCCTCTCTATGGTCCAAGAAACCAGAAGCAACAGAAGTATTCTGCTCATATTTCATTCAGATTTAAACAGGCCATTACTGTGAAAGCATCTGACCAAACAGATCTCAGTTTGATCAGGTGCTTTTAAGAATAGAGGAGAGAgccaccatttaattctctagggcatctctttaaaaaaaatgtgtataatgtttgggggttttaagtaattttctagctaatttttacatgtaggatcggaatgtcagaattggcctgggggtcAAAAGGTTAAATCAATGTCTACGGCTTGATTTTTTTACATGACATTAAGGACTGAGGTTGGGAATTACTGATATAGGGAACAGCAAACAACATAAATGTGTATGCTTGACAAATATATGGTATCCCTGCTTTGAAGGAATAAAGCATTTGAAAGTATAACATAAGAAGCAATAAATAATTAATTTACATTTTAAGGAAGATGACTTATAAATTAACATCAGAGTCTATATAAAAGGCTTGAAGATAAACTGTTTTCACATCTGCAGGATAGTTTCCCATCAACGACCAGTGAAATCCATAACCCAAAAGACaccaaaaaaagttttgtgctcAGAAGAGATATCTACGTGATGAACTGAAGACACATTAACCTTCAGCCGATCACTCTTTTGTAGCTGAAGAAGGCCAGCCAAGTAGATGGTTTGCTGTCCGTTTTCGAGTGCCTTTCCACTGAAAAGAACCTCCGGATCACCGTAGTTGTCATTCACCTTTATGATCTCCGATACGAAAACGTGTTTAAAGCTGTGAGGAATCTTCAAGGACACTTGAGCATAGATAAAATAATATCCATCTTTTGGAATGTGGATCGACTTGTTTTCATACTTCATGTCATCCTTTACGAAGGCCAACCCGGCATCAGATTCCCACTGTAGACAGGTATCCTTTGGCACTGCATGTAATTGGCGTGTGCCTGAGGAAGAAAACACACGTTCTAAGGGATCAAACATGATATATAATTtacaatgtacagaaaaaaaagtccaaagtgagCCAAATTCAGTGTTGTTTCAAGAAATTAGTTAAAGCTTAACTCCTGGCACTAAAAGCTTATTAAGAATATAACTCTTGCTTGGTCGAGGGGATGATACAGAAAGTAAAACCTACCTCCCATGGCCGGCTCTCTGGTCCTCATTGTTCCTGCTCTAGAATGTAGGCAGACATAATGTCATCAAttacaatgcaggaccagtggtCTTGTCTTTTACTTGCCGGCAAGAAGACCATTGACACGACTGGTCGGAGACCAGCAAGAAGAGCTTCATGGGACCGGTATAGAATACCAAATCCGTTGTTCAGGATGACAAAGTAAGGTAAGCTTTACTCAGAATTACATCATCCCTTTGAAAAAAATGAATgttatgtagcggtacccctcTGGGGCCcctgagtgtagtagttccactTGTCACCctacccagcctggcattcacttccagacaatgaaaagtccatcagctttgtttgtGATATTTTATTGAGGGTTTAAGCTTGGCTGGGgtaaagggattatgggatgcccggAATCAATAGTTTTAAATGATAAAATGATTGATTGGAACCTCTATTCACATCCTCCAAAGCTCCAGACTTCTCCAGCACAACCCTTCTTTGTAGACTGTTACTTTCTCCCCTgtgcaatacttggttcctggcacagctagcacatggttaggccaaACTCTGAATTAAGGCCAATTTTAGGGATTTGCCATTTACTGTCAGGGACCGCtgtcccctttggtgtagcaaccgaCAGCAATAGAAAAAGTCTTTAGCTGTATTGAGGTGGAGACTCTGACAGCCCTCCTGGCTGGAGCAGCCCGACTTCAACGCCAGTAACATCAGTCTCtcctggctctacatccatctcagactcccAGTCCGCAtgtctctcccagctctcccaactgtgcctgtcactcaccgacacctggtggatccctcctgaagacttgcccggcagtgtgcCGTGCTGTCTTCTCCTGCTCCTGTTTAGGACAcgccttgggttgtgtggggttccctCACGGCTCCGaacccctggcccaaggtcaccccccctgaCTGGGGGGCTCCCTCTAAGGCCCCGACATCCTAACACTCCATTgttcttccacccgaacaattCCTCCCCAGCTGAGCTGATCCAAGGTATTTAAGaaggcctgccctctgccaatcctagttagggattggtcagggctcctcatcacaccccagacagctccacctctcttcccctcctctgcttctagaatcttctgagagccagagggaggtaaccaagaagtgaCATTGCCTGtaagtcaccagcctactctaaaccactcccaaccccacagatcaaaacaaacaggcctagctttcagTTAGGCCTGCTTATATTTACCTGCACTGGTCAAAAATCTagctctagcacctacctaaggtagagggtgctaatGTTATATTGTCCATCAGCTGGGGAGAGTCGGCTTGCAGTACCagggtggggtggatggaggacGGAGGGggggtacagcagtaccagcaTGGGGTAGCTGGAGGATGGGGGGGTGGGATAGCAGTACCAGGGAGGGGTGTAGCTGGAGAATGGAGGGGGTGCACCAGAATGCACTTTCACCTATATAGACAAATTTCCTTGCACCAGCCCAGAGTAGAGATGCCTTATTTTAGAACTTTCCTGTCAATAACCAGGGTGAAATTTGTAGCTGCCTAATAGATACCTCCAAAACTGACAGGGTCATGGGCGTGGTCAAGGGGAGCCCCATCAGGtaagctgtacggggccccatgatttccaaCAGCGGCCCTGCTTATAGAGAGTAATGTGAGACAATGATAGCCATTATCTTAGGATGGGAGCAGGAAGAGAGCTATAAAACGATTGATGGATCTAACTTTCTAGCTAGATCCTGGCATCATTGGCTTGGGCACTTGGTCAACTGTTGGGTCTATTAATTGAAAACTCTATGAATTAAGATTTTATATATCTAATGAAAACCTAAGTACTACTAATATAATAAATAAGTATATAAAAATATGGATTGCCTCAATTCTGTATACTACTATACCATATGGGTCAAAACCTTAAGTAAATTACTCTACAAACATATCAACCAACATGTGACTGTGTATGTCTACACCTTATAAGTGTGGTTAAACACTGATATTCCATGTTGTTCAGGAGCTAATTTGAGGAATTTACTAGCTGTTGCATACTAATGATGTAATCTCTAACGCTAAAAAACAATACAGGTGTGTAGAATGTTCAATAAAACGTTACTATTAAAACACTTCAAGAGATCGTCATGTTGCAGTAACCAATTGAAGAACATTCAAAATGGTCACATCATAAAGTACCTGTTAAATGAGCCTTTGGTTGCGCGTCCTTCAAATTCTGCtgtcctttaagaaaaaaaaaaaattatttaccaaAAGGTATAGCAGTAAAACactaaatcagcctttctcaacctttttaacacagaggaacccttaaaaaaaaaaactttctagtcTCAAGGAAGCACTGCTAATTAATACTATAGTTACAACTCATAATacgttagtgtgatggtcagtgggaagaatgctcctgactagggatgagccgaacaccccctggttcggttcgcaccagaacctgaatttgcacgaacgttagaaccccattgacgtctatgggactcaaacgttcgaaatcaaaagtgctcattttaaaggataattggcatgttattgtcctaaaaagggtttggggacccgggtcctgccccaggggacatgtatcaatgcaaaaaaaacttttaaaaacgtccgttttttcgggagcagtgattttaatgatgcttaaagtaaaaaaaaaaaaaaagtgaaatattcctttaaatatcgtacctggggggtgtctatagtatgcctgtaaagtggcgcgtgtttcccatgcttagaacagtccctgcacaaaatgtaatttttaaaggaaaaaaagtcatttaaaactgcttgcggctttaatgtaatgtcgggtcctggcaatatggatgaaaatcagtgagacaaa
This window contains:
- the TNFSF15 gene encoding tumor necrosis factor ligand superfamily member 15, whose translation is MGGRIFFRCLYLSVNGGRKDRLVVGRGKDFMEGNVEVGVDMLPEEMARRLMMVQRAQDGRLRRLQWAVTVSSVCLLGLLGLTLYQTFGNPPPPPPSNPDKMERPPQMSGQQNLKDAQPKAHLTGTRQLHAVPKDTCLQWESDAGLAFVKDDMKYENKSIHIPKDGYYFIYAQVSLKIPHSFKHVFVSEIIKVNDNYGDPEVLFSGKALENGQQTIYLAGLLQLQKSDRLKVNVSSVHHVDISSEHKTFFGVFWVMDFTGR